In Curtobacterium sp. L6-1, a genomic segment contains:
- a CDS encoding magnesium and cobalt transport protein CorA, producing the protein MTVELNTVYVDRIAPTTSSSLDDSFRMIEEHGASACIVLDRPDAEELGDVAVALGLHELAVEDSAEGHQRPKLERYGSTLFAVLKPAVYRDAQEEVEFGEVHAFVGEDFFLAVVQADPRGTQTVPRALQRMSGKPGLVTAGAQAQLWALMDSIVDDYRPVIDGLEEDINQIEGQLFSGVPGVSRRIYELFGEVVDFQRAARPLIRMIEDLHRGAEKYHLPVELQRRFRDVLDHVIRVVERLDTFRQLLQNALTVDSTLAAQKQNDDTKRISGWAAILFAPTLIAAVYGMNFTHMPELSWTWGYPLAIIAMVLFAAVLYAVFKVKRWF; encoded by the coding sequence GTGACCGTCGAGTTGAACACCGTGTACGTCGACCGCATCGCCCCGACGACGAGTTCCTCGCTCGACGACAGCTTCCGGATGATCGAGGAGCACGGCGCCTCGGCGTGCATCGTGCTCGACCGCCCGGACGCCGAGGAGCTCGGGGACGTCGCGGTCGCCCTCGGCCTGCACGAGCTCGCGGTCGAGGACTCCGCCGAGGGGCACCAGCGCCCGAAGCTCGAGCGGTACGGGTCGACGCTGTTCGCCGTGCTGAAGCCCGCCGTCTACCGGGACGCCCAGGAGGAGGTCGAGTTCGGCGAGGTGCACGCCTTCGTCGGCGAGGACTTCTTCCTCGCGGTCGTGCAGGCCGACCCCCGCGGCACGCAGACCGTCCCGCGGGCCCTGCAGCGGATGAGCGGCAAGCCCGGCCTCGTCACCGCCGGGGCGCAGGCGCAGCTCTGGGCGCTGATGGACTCGATCGTCGACGACTACCGGCCGGTGATCGACGGGCTCGAGGAGGACATCAACCAGATCGAGGGGCAGCTATTCTCGGGCGTCCCCGGGGTCTCCCGCCGCATCTACGAGCTCTTCGGCGAGGTCGTCGACTTCCAGCGGGCCGCCCGTCCGCTCATCCGGATGATCGAGGACCTGCACCGCGGCGCCGAGAAGTACCACCTGCCCGTCGAGCTCCAGCGCCGCTTCCGGGACGTCCTGGACCACGTCATCCGCGTCGTCGAGCGGCTGGACACCTTCCGGCAGCTGCTGCAGAACGCCCTGACGGTGGACTCGACCCTGGCGGCGCAGAAGCAGAACGACGACACCAAGCGGATCTCGGGCTGGGCGGCGATCCTGTTCGCGCCGACCCTCATCGCGGCCGTGTACGGGATGAACTTCACGCACATGCCCGAGCTGTCGTGGACGTGGGGGTACCCGCTCGCGATCATCGCGATGGTCCTGTTCGCGGCGGTCCTCTACGCGGTGTTCAAGGTGAAACGCTGGTTCTGA